In Campylobacter sp. MIT 99-7217, a genomic segment contains:
- a CDS encoding NAD(P)H-binding protein → MKKLISLLGVFFGLNLLGASWSEADFKDILNKDKKMKILIIGANGSVAKEVTAGFLSGTSVNLRLFLRKASRLQGLKNANPSRVELVEGDATDKEALKRAMQGVDAVYANLAGDLETMAKTIIEAMSEVGLKRLVWISSFGVYEGEISQKEFNKIASYNPPHRAAVRLIEASDLDYTIIRAQWFSWANEIDYELTQKGEAFKNESAYISRKSIAHLVIKLCLEGSNLRQSLGINKP, encoded by the coding sequence ATGAAAAAACTCATATCCTTACTTGGGGTATTTTTTGGGCTTAATCTCTTGGGCGCTTCTTGGAGTGAGGCTGATTTTAAGGACATTTTAAACAAGGATAAAAAAATGAAGATCTTAATCATAGGGGCAAATGGTAGCGTAGCAAAGGAAGTTACAGCTGGTTTTTTAAGCGGGACAAGTGTAAATTTAAGGCTTTTTTTAAGAAAGGCAAGTCGTTTGCAAGGCCTTAAAAATGCAAATCCTAGCAGGGTTGAGCTAGTTGAGGGCGATGCCACAGATAAAGAGGCCTTAAAAAGGGCTATGCAAGGAGTTGACGCAGTGTATGCAAATTTAGCTGGAGATTTAGAAACTATGGCTAAAACTATCATAGAGGCTATGAGCGAAGTAGGGCTTAAAAGGCTTGTTTGGATAAGCTCTTTTGGGGTTTATGAGGGAGAAATTTCTCAAAAAGAATTTAATAAAATAGCAAGTTATAATCCCCCTCACAGAGCTGCTGTAAGGCTTATTGAGGCAAGTGATTTGGATTATACCATAATTAGGGCTCAGTGGTTTAGCTGGGCTAATGAGATTGATTATGAGCTTACACAAAAGGGCGAGGCTTTTAAAAACGAAAGCGCTTATATTTCTAGAAAAAGCATAGCTCATTTAGTGATAAAACTTTGCCTTGAGGGTTCAAATTTAAGACAAAGCCTAGGTATAAACAAGCCTTAA